Proteins from a single region of Macrotis lagotis isolate mMagLag1 chromosome 2, bilby.v1.9.chrom.fasta, whole genome shotgun sequence:
- the LOC141512409 gene encoding CARD- and ANK-domain containing inflammasome adapter protein-like codes for MCSPTHGKSTPYATEVMKMKKGELVAGIKDPDAVIKRLMDYGIFTPEQKLTLSYYKTHLAKVTRILDILISQGEHACQMFFYPCLKQLEPDTYKIIRKYTMDREVIAQGARVQPMGPWLDRDKDNLEKSSEQVYEKQSTRVQEASVKSKIASHEATKMRPTSTSQDSPTPSLYLWTASGKGDVADIEKVLEDKNASKVMFPRESPLGVAMAGDPNETLNYPITKGSRAEEKDGKEKCLLQRATERARGDAVKILPGGMNSNNLERDITIPLGFNLQGGQHSLMRSMIEENIGNPYHFQHLSTLQEESQVFPENDHLLDAIYNKEDLVSDSSELNGLEEAIKILLTAGINADSGILHNAFHHDDQNIIQLLLKYSATLPSETLEQALFEGVRKNLPKVVAALADGGIDLNVQNDQCYTPFLLAAEMDRTMCAEVLIQKGADMGAKTVYLESALHLAVKAGAIYTVELLLDRGMNPNVTGWNGHTPLHVAAWHNKHEMVSLLIHAGAQINTLTSEHNTPLHITSERGNLDTAAQLIQYQADVNMKNKLSMTPLHLAARAGDKAMVELLLHSNADSNMPDKERKTPLHWATSGGYLDVVKSMLIHKVRFGVRDMDGFSPLHYAALRGNLEMVKLLLETGKSKNINERNIYRKTPLHLAVEQGHGDLVRLLMSCGAAVNALDNNRDTPLHCACKTGHWNSVTSLINYCQREKPDLQAINSLGKTPLQVAEGTFAESQEQIVTLLKKKMFLTR; via the coding sequence ATGTGTTCTCCGACCCATGGTAAGAGCACTCCTTATGCAACTGAAGTAATGAAGATGAAGAAGGGGGAGTTGGTAGCAGGCATTAAGGATCCAGATGCTGTCATCAAGAGACTGATGGACTATGGGATTTTCACACCTGAACAAAAGTTGACTCTGTCCTACTACAAGACACACCTTGCAAAAGTGACCCGGATCTTGGACATCCTGATTTCCCAAGGGGAGCATGCTTGCCAAATGTTTTTTTACCCATGTCTGAAACAACTAGAGCCTGACACATATAAGATCATAAGGAAATATACCATGGACAGAGAAGTGATCGCTCAAGGGGCCAGGGTGCAGCCAATGGGTCCGTGGCTGGATAGGGACAAAGATAACCTGGAAAAATCTTCTGAGCAAGTCTATGAAAAGCAGAGCACAAGGGTCCAGGAAGCTTCAGTCAAGTCAAAGATAGCTTCTCACGAAGCCACTAAAATGAGACCAACTTCGACTTCTCAAGACAGTCCCACTCCTTCCCTCTATCTCTGGACTGCATCAGGTAAGGGAGATGTAGCTGATATAGAGAAGGTTCTAGAAGACAAGAATGCCAGTAAAGTAATGTTCCCAAGAGAAAGCCCATTGGGTGTGGCAATGGCTGGTGACCCAAATGAAACTCTCAATTATCCAATAACCAAAGGCTCTAGGgcagaagaaaaggatgggaaagAGAAGTGTCTTTTGCAAAGAGCCACTGAAAGGGCCCGGGGAGATGCAGTGAAAATTCTCCCAGGAGGGATGAACAGTAATAACTTAGAAAGAGACATCACGATTCCCCTGGGTTTCAATTTACAAGGTGGCCAGCACTCCCTTATGAGATCAATGATAGAAGAAAACATTGGAAATCCTTACCATTTCCAGCACTTGTCAACTCTCCAAGAAGAAAGCCAGGTGTTCCCAGAAAATGATCATCTCCTGGATGCCATATATAACAAGGAAGACCTAGTTTCAGATTCCTCTGAATTAAATGGTTTGGAGGAAGCTATAAAGATATTGCTAACAGCTGGGATTAATGCAGACTCTGGCATTCTCCACAATGCTTTCCACCATGATGACCAAAACATCATTCAGCTGTTGCTAAAATATTCAGCAACCCTGCCCTCTGAAACCCTGGAACAGGCCCTTTTTGAAGGAGTCCGGAAGAATCTTCCCAAAGTTGTGGCAGCCTTAGCAGATGGAGGCATTGACCTCAATGTGCAGAATGATCAATGCTATACACCCTTTCTCTTGGCGGCTGAGATGGATAGGACCATGTGTGCAGAAGTTCTCATCCAAAAGGGGGCTGACATGGGGGCAAAGACTGTCTATTTGGAGTCTGCTCTGCATCTGGCAGTTAAGGCAGGTGCCATTTATACTGTAGAGCTCCTGTTGGACAGAGGTATGAATCCTAATGTCACAGGGTGGAATGGCCACACTCCCCTCCATGTTGCAGCCTGGCACAATAAGCATGAGATGGTCAGCTTGCTGATCCATGCAGGGGCCCAGATCAACACCCTTACCAGTGAGCATAACACCCCACTGCATATCACAAGTGAAAGGGGGAACCTGGACACTGCTGCCCAACTGATCCAATACCAAGCAGATGTcaatatgaaaaataaactatCCATGACCCCCTTACACCTGGCGGCTCGGGCAGGTGACAAGGCTATGGTAGAATTACTCCTCCATTCTAATGCTGATTCCAATATGCCTGACAAAGAAAGGAAGACCCCACTTCATTGGGCAACTTCTGGGGGTTATCTTGATGTAGTGAAATCTATGCTGATCCACAAGGTCAGGTTTGGAGTTAGAGACATGGATGGCTTTTCTCCTCTACATTATGCAGCCCTCAGGGGCAACCTGGAGATGGTGAAACTCTTACTGGAAACTGGTAAAAGTAAAAACATCAATGAGCGAAACATCTACAGAAAGACTCCCTTGCACCTAGCAGTGGAACAGGGCCACGGGGACTTGGTCAGATTGCTGATGAGTTGTGGGGCTGCAGTGAATGCCTTAGACAACAACAGAGATACCCCATTACACTGTGCTTGCAAAACTGGACACTGGAATTCCGTCACTTCCCTGATAAACTATTGTCAGAGGGAGAAACCTGACTTACAAGCCATCAACAGTCTTGGGAAAACACCTCTGCAGGTGGCAGAGGGCACCTTTGCGGAGAGCCAAGAGCAGATCGTGACcttgttgaagaaaaaaatgttcttaacaAGATAA